taggtcaaaATGGTCAAATTTGCCCACGCAGCCCAGTCCCCGCTCCCATCCTCTCCCCATCGGGCGCTCCCGTGAACCAGGTCCCCGTACACCCATGAGTGGGCGGCGCTCCCGTGATCTCAGCCACAGGCGTGCACCGAGTCCAGCTCCATCCCCCGAATCGACCAGAGCCAGAGCCAAACCCAAAGCGAGCGAGGGAGCTTTGGCTGGCTGGCTGGCCAAAAACCACACTGCCATCTTCTTCTGGAAGCCTCCCCTGCGACTGCGAGAGCGACCCCCGCCGGCCCATGGCGCCGCCGTTCGTCTACGCCCCGAGCTCCGGCGCCGGCACATGTACGGCGAGGCTTCTTCCCcagtccccctcctcctccttctctgtctCCATCTCTGCCTCTCTCTAAGTAAGGGCGAATCGTCCTCTGTTTGCGCAGGTCAGGACGCCGCCATCAAAGCGGCCTTCGACGGCGACCTCCGGCGCCTCAGAGGTTggcctcccctcccctctcctTCCGCAGTCCGCCCCGTGTTCCCGACCTTCTCCCCGCCTTGCGATCGAGGCCGCGATTTGCTGGGCTGGGCTAGGGTTCAGCCTTTGGCCGCCGTACGTGGCAGTCGTCGAGTCTCCGGCGGCTGGATTACATAATGCTGTTACAGTATATGAGATGATGCGAGTGCCGCGTTGTTCCGTTGCCACACCGATCCGGGTTATGTTTGCATTTGCAGGAAGGATCCCTTGTTACCATAATTTCCTTTCTGCACTTGGGTGGAGCAGTATGATGGTGTGCCATCTTATTCTTATTATGCTGAGTGTAGACCAGTGCCATGGTTGTCTTGTTAATTCGGTGTCAGCTTTCGCATTGTGTAGTCAATTAAGTGTAAAATTTGGTGCGTACAGTGATTATTCTCCGAATTATGAAATCGTTTTGTGTGATTGTGGTGGTCTTGTGGACCGTTCAAAGGGACAGGCGAGTTATTCAGAATTTGGTTAGAACAAGTCCTTGCACAGGGTGAGATGATGCAAATGCCAATGCTGTTCCGTTAGGCACACCGATTCGGGTCCTATTTAATTTGCAGGGCACTAGGAAGGATCCCTTGTTAGCGCAATTTAATTTTCCTCCTGCACTTGTGTGGACTCGTCTGACGGCGGGTCATCTTGTTGCCATGGTTACCTTGTTAATTTTAGTGTCAGTGTTCATATTAGATGTATAGTTGTATACTGTAATTATACTCTGAATTATGAAAAAAAAAGTGTGCGATTGCGGTCTTATGGGCAGTTTATCGGGAATCTGGTTAACACAAGTCCTTGCACCGGGTACATGTTATGACTTCACGATCAGAGCACTGTTTTTTTTTTTGGTCTAGTCTATGCACTGATTGACTGACTGTGTGTGTGCCCAAGACGTGAACAAGTCCCTTGACTTTAGGAGTGTAAAAAAAAGGTCCCTTCACTTTAGAAGTGCAAATGGGTAACCTTTTGGCTACCGTGGTAGTCGAGTTTCCGTCAGCTAGATTACATACTACACAAGATGAGTGGAGTAGTGTGATTCGGGTTATATTTGCAGGATGCTATAGGAAGGGTCCCCTGTTAGCGCATGATTTTCTTTCTGCACTTTTTTGTGTGGAGTTGAGTAGTGTGATGGTGGGTTTCTTATTATTGCGCTGTATGTAGAGTATCTTGTTGATTTTGGTGCCAGCTTTCGTGTAGTAGGCAATTAAGTGTAAAATTAGCTTCATACTGTAATGTAATTGTTCTCTGAATTATGAAAAACAAGTTGTGCGACTGTGGACTGTTTAAAGGGATAGTATGCGATTACTGGGAAGCTGTCCTTGCACGGGGATGGCTTTACACGATCAGAGCACTATTTCTTTTGTCAAGTTTATGCACTGATTGACTCTGTGTCCAAGACGTGAACAAGTCCCTTTACTTTAGGAGTGCAAATGGGAAACCTTTTGGGTACCCTCCAATCCTCTTTAGTTCAATCAAGTGAACTGAATTCCTGAAACCATAAATATAGTTCATTTGATTGAACTAAGGAGGGATGAAGGGTACCCTAAAGCTCACCAGTTTGCATGATTGCATCCCTGCTTGACTTAGTGAGGTTCTTGTCCCTATATGCAACACATGTgggcttcttttcttttggttgtcTAGCTAGCTATGATTTGGCAGTTTGATTCATCAGTGTCTTGATGCTTGGGTGTTTACTTTGGGTGAAAGGCACTGTAAAGAGTCTCGACGACCCAAGGGTGATCTTCTCTTTCGGCATGGGTGGTGGCATTGGTGTGCTGCACATCGCAGCCGTCGGAGGGCATCTTGAGGTTTGCAAATACTTGGTGGAGGAACTCGGGGGAGATGTGAATGCTCCTGCTCCTGGAGTAGGAGGTCTTTCTTTAactcttccttcttttttctggAAATTGACACCTGTCATGTCTATGTTTCGCACCATGAGATGTCTGAATTGCGTTGTTGTGCTTTTTGATTGCAGACTTTGCAGGTGTGACACCCTTTATGTCATCTGCTCAGTCTGGCGATGTTTCTACTGTGAAGTATTTGCTTGATCATGGCGGTGATCTAACAAAGTCAGATGCTAAAGGACGCACAGTTCTCCACCATGCGGCATGCATAGGTAGCTCTCTTGGCCCCTCACCCACGCAATTTGTTTTTGTATTACAAAGCGTATCTTTGTGTAGGACACTATGGGTATGGTTCCTTTACTCTAATAATATCGTAGAAGAAAAGTTTTGTGATCATTTTTCATATGGTCAATATAGATTTATAACTAGTCAAAGTTGTATAAATTTTGCCCATCTATGATTTACACCAGGGTGGTCATTATAGTAGTAGTTACTTGCTGCTGTACACTTAGATGCGTAGCCACATGACTATTGCAATTATTTTATTCACCACAGGAAGCTGTACGGTCACCGAGTTCCTACTTTCAAAAGGAGTAGCTGTTGACATAGACTGTGGCCGTGGTACACCACTCCATCAAGCTGCTACTAATGAACAAGAtaaaacagtgaagattttgttGGAACACCATGCAGATGTATATAACTCTTACCAtttcttatttttgttttctaGATTTGATTTGCATAGATAGCTTGTTTTTATTTTGTCGGCTACTTGGATTGACAATTTATGGCAGCTCATAATCCATTTCTTTGTTCCTTTGTATTTTATAACAATTATTACTCTTGGCAGCCTAACGCCACTGTCGTCGGAATTGGTACTGCCCTGATGGGTGCCCTTCTTTACCGTTCTTTGAAGTGCATGAAGCTGCTGATCAAGGCCAGTATTCTGTTTTCTATATCCGTTCATCGCTATGTTCTACCATCTCAGCCATGCTTTTGTGTCAATCTACATGGAGAGGGAGCCGTGACACGTTCTATTCCACAATCCTTTTTACAGGGTGGTGCTGATGTCAATCGAGGGAGCTCCCTTCCGATGACTCCCTTAGTGTTCACTACAGGGTGGGGAGGCTATACAAACTTTGTGAAGTTTCTGTTAAAGGCAGGAGCGGATCCTAATATTCCTGATGCTGTATGTTCTCAATATTTTCTAGATGTATTCTATTGAAAACTTGTACTGATATGAATTTAAGTTGCTTTTAGTCTTTTGACTGTGCCATGAGAAGTTGCACACACCTACCAAAATATTGCATGTGTAGGCAAAAGGTAGGTGTGTGAGCTCCCAGTTTAACGGTTTATATCAACGAATGCATATCATTGTTGTTGACTATTCCCTCTGCTTGAAAATATTTGACGCTCTAGTTTTGTCACAACCCAAATTCTTTGAGTTTCATCAAATTGTAGATAGATTTACCAACATCTACCAAACCAAATTGCACTTCAAGAAATTTGACTTAGGAGAAAACAATATCATCAAATATTTTGGAATGAAGTAGCAAATTTTGGGTTCTTCTAGAACAACATGCTCTGTTCTGTGCAATAATGTATATTTGTATCCTTAGTCTGAAATGTTTTTGAATACGGTGGATGTCGTTTTATGGAGCCCACAAGGCCACAAGTACCCAAGATATAGATACGAGGTCGGTGCTTAACTTAACATTTGATGAGATACTGAGATTTCATAATGCAATCACCAAAATGATTTGAATTCACTTAGGATGCGTTTGGATGTATGTATTCAGCTTACTTTATGTTGTTTTCTTCATCCCAATCGTTGGTATTCGTTCATTTACTCTGAAGTGTCAAATTATATTTGTGCTTTCAATAATCGTAGAACAATTTTAAAATTCATATATAGCTACTTTTCCCTATAGTTTTATCTATATAATTCATGGGGAGTTGGGGACtcgtaaaggttatgccactaaaAATCCATGTTACCTCTCAATCTCAACTATTGCTGAAATACCTGTTTTTAGTCCCTTGCTGAAGGAAGACCTTTTGGTATGCTGTAGGAGTATGTTGACTGTTTGAATTGCTACTAGAATTTAGAAATGCTTGCTGGGATGAATCCTGGTTGAAACACTTTGTACCAGTATTATGTAGACCCTACTCCTCTCCCATGGTACTATAGTTTCCTATATGGTTTATATCTTTTCATTCATAATGTTCATATTCTTTTACTGCATTTTAGAGAGTCCTTTAATTATGTAGTTAATTTCAAAAGAGTTGACACTTTTCCTTTTGTTGCCCAGTATGGTAACTTACCAATAGAGCTTGCTGCTAAACGTGACTGCATGGAAGAAGTTGAAATGTTGTTTCCTTTGACTTCCCCAATACCAACTATCCCAAACTGGAGTATAGATGGAATCATTAGATAAAATTTACTTGAATTCCTGGTCATATTTTTTGTTCGCCAGTCCTGAATTTGTCCATCAACTTGATCATCACATTTAAAAATAGTATCGTGACTTTTTCATGGGGTTTTCTTTAGAGCATCACCTCGCCAAAACAATAAAATTGAAGTAGTTAAAGCTCTTGAGAACAAACTACCAATTCTAAATTGGAAGGACCAGACTGGGACCCCATATTTGTTGTCGGCTGTTCATTGGTTAAAAAAAACCTGGTTATTCAGTATCGATCCAATGAACTGCTGTAAACTGTTCGTCATGCGCAGCCTTTAAGATACAGAAATGCTTTACAAGCATAATGCTTGTACATAGCTCGAAGCATGGTTCCTTTATTGTGGATTTGAAGTTGTGAACTGTGAAATACACCCATGTATATGCTGTTTTAGTAACATATAGTAATAATTTGACATATTAATTCTAAATTATGTTGGACCTTTTCCTCTTGTGATTAAAATCTTGTGTGAGTAACTGCTGCCTTTTGCTGTGTAACATAATGTGCACTTTGTATTGCAGCATAAGCATATCTAGATACCAAGCTATGAAGAATGTGTAACAGAGTTGTGAAGTGTCTATTTTAATCGGAATGTCTTTGAAATGATGCTTCATTCCTACATTTTTTTCCATTGTTTAATCATTCAGGATAGAAGGCAGCTTGAACAAACAAAAGCTACGCTCAAGGCACATGCAGATCATTTATTCAGGCTGAAGGACTACAAGGTGGCATCAAAAGCATACGGTGTGTAAGCCCCTTAAACCTTATCAAAAGCATGGTGGCTTATAAGTTTTTTTTCTATTAACAGGGAACCAATTGCAGAACATTATTTGTTTGCTGAACAGTTTTCTAATATTGTTCTCTAGTTTCCCGCTTATTAGCTTTTAATTTGCCATTATTAAGCATTTCTATCGGATTAATATTATTTTGCGGGACTAATTAACCTGCCATGGTGAGATGATAATCGTATAACCTGTTATGTTTGACCATAGGCAATAGATGTCGCGCCGAGTGCAACATTGTACGCGAACAGGAGTCTTTGCAAACTGCTGCTGGATGACGGTGAAGGTGCTCTGTCAGATGCTCTCAGATGCAGAATGCTGCGACCTAACTGGGTGAAAGCTTGCTACCGTCAGGCTGCAGCTCACAAGCTACTCAAAGTGAGTTACTACATGTCCAGCTTGCCATTGTGTTTCCCCACTCTGTCCAGTCTACATAGTTGTTCATGTTCCTTTGTTTTGCTCTACATCTAGGAGTATAAACAAGCTTGTGATGCTCTCCTGGACGCTTAAAATTTGGATCCTGGAAACGTAGAGGTCGAGAGAGAGCTACGGTAATCTACTGTTTTGTATTTATCTCTTTTGAGTATACGTTTTGCAAGCATGAACGGCATGTACTTCCATACTAGTGACCAGCAGTTGCACGCTGAACAGCGTGCCTACTGCCGAGTGACATCCTTCCATATATCTGATGGTGCTGCGATTACAGCTGAAATTTGTTTCATTTTGGTTAACTCTGTACAGGAAGGCCAGGGAATTAATGAAAGCTGATGGTGAGGCTGACAAGTGAAGCATGCTTTGTTAGGGAAATGCTCTTTTGGCTTGGATTAGAGTAGTTGATCAACTGAATGTGATGGTACTCATGTGACCAGAAGGCTGGTGGTACCCAACTTAAAAGTCTAACTCTAGAGTCGTTGAATTTCTATAGTCTTACTACTGCCACTTGTTGACTGCATGCTGAGAGGATTTGGTGTGAAAATGCGCTGTAAAACTTGTTTGACTCGCATCACAAGTTTTATTACTAGATCTAGCACAAATACCCTATCGCTGTTGAATATTTGCTGAGTTTTCAGACCTCAGTAGAGAAGAAAAAGTGAAGCAGTACCACCCTCTCATTTGCATCTTCTACTCTCTGAACATGCATGAGGAAGTTTCTGCTCAACAACGTTGCTCGCTTACGGCTTACTGCTTCTCTGAATAAGCATGTGTTTTAGTCTACATGTTGATCATTTCAATTGTAATACATTTATGAACACCGTCATTTGTCATGACTTTGATCGGAGATCTTCGCTCAATCTAGAGGCGTTGTATGAAAATGGAGAAATTCCAAAGAAACTCAGAAGAATGTGACAAACTCCTAATCTAGAGGAGTAAATAAATATCTCGAGGCCAGGGACAGACTCTAGGTTCGAAACAGGATGCCTACAAGTCGCTTATTACTGTACATCTCTCTCTAGGCTAATTAAACACATGACAGgaatttattcttttttttttgtggGGACAGGAATTTATTCTTGCCCTGTCAAAGCCACTTTAGGCTCTTCAAAATGTGCAGCTTAGCACATTCTTGTTGATGGCAGGTAAATGAAATTTctacttttttttgcgggaaatttcTAGTTATTGAAGAAAAAAAGAGTTGCTGATGTAAATATCTTTCATCATTAGATCCATCcatcaaatatattctcaaattatATTTATTTGGTATTGTAAAGGTTGATCTGTTTTCTATAAATGGTCAGTGTAAATGTATTTTCTATGCGAAAAAGATGTAAATGTATTTTGAAATATATTTTTTGAATGTGTTCACGT
This region of Triticum aestivum cultivar Chinese Spring chromosome 2D, IWGSC CS RefSeq v2.1, whole genome shotgun sequence genomic DNA includes:
- the LOC123055188 gene encoding ankyrin-1 isoform X1; its protein translation is MAPPFVYAPSSGAGTCQDAAIKAAFDGDLRRLRGTVKSLDDPRVIFSFGMGGGIGVLHIAAVGGHLEVCKYLVEELGGDVNAPAPGVGDFAGVTPFMSSAQSGDVSTVKYLLDHGGDLTKSDAKGRTVLHHAACIGSCTVTEFLLSKGVAVDIDCGRGTPLHQAATNEQDKTVKILLEHHADPNATVVGIGTALMGALLYRSLKCMKLLIKASILFSISVHRYVLPSQPCFCVNLHGEGAVTRSIPQSFLQGGADVNRGSSLPMTPLVFTTGWGGYTNFVKFLLKAGADPNIPDAYGNLPIELAAKRDCMEEVEMLFPLTSPIPTIPNWSIDGIIR
- the LOC123055188 gene encoding inversin isoform X2 — its product is MAPPFVYAPSSGAGTCQDAAIKAAFDGDLRRLRGTVKSLDDPRVIFSFGMGGGIGVLHIAAVGGHLEVCKYLVEELGGDVNAPAPGVGDFAGVTPFMSSAQSGDVSTVKYLLDHGGDLTKSDAKGRTVLHHAACIGSCTVTEFLLSKGVAVDIDCGRGTPLHQAATNEQDKTVKILLEHHADPNATVVGIGTALMGALLYRSLKCMKLLIKGGADVNRGSSLPMTPLVFTTGWGGYTNFVKFLLKAGADPNIPDADRRQLEQTKATLKAHADHLFRLKDYKVASKAYGNRCRAECNIVREQESLQTAAG
- the LOC123055188 gene encoding serine/threonine-protein phosphatase 6 regulatory ankyrin repeat subunit A isoform X3 → MAPPFVYAPSSGAGTCQDAAIKAAFDGDLRRLRGTVKSLDDPRVIFSFGMGGGIGVLHIAAVGGHLEVCKYLVEELGGDVNAPAPGVGDFAGVTPFMSSAQSGDVSTVKYLLDHGGDLTKSDAKGRTVLHHAACIGSCTVTEFLLSKGVAVDIDCGRGTPLHQAATNEQDKTVKILLEHHADPNATVVGIGTALMGALLYRSLKCMKLLIKGGADVNRGSSLPMTPLVFTTGWGGYTNFVKFLLKAGADPNIPDAYGNLPIELAAKRDCMEEVEMLFPLTSPIPTIPNWSIDGIIR
- the LOC123055188 gene encoding inversin isoform X4; translation: MAPPFVYAPSSGAGTCQDAAIKAAFDGDLRRLRGTVKSLDDPRVIFSFGMGGGIGVLHIAAVGGHLEVCKYLVEELGGDVNAPAPGVGDFAGVTPFMSSAQSGDVSTVKYLLDHGGDLTKSDAKGRTVLHHAACIGSCTVTEFLLSKGVAVDIDCGRGTPLHQAATNEQDKTVKILLEHHADPNATVVGIGTALMGALLYRSLKCMKLLIKGGADVNRGSSLPMTPLVFTTGWGGYTNFVKFLLKAGADPNIPDADRRQLEQTKATLKAHADHLFRLKDYKVASKAYGVQ